A stretch of Streptococcus chenjunshii DNA encodes these proteins:
- a CDS encoding flippase, which produces MSNFIFPLITFPYASRVLQAQGVGTVSFATSIITYFTMVGMMGIPTYGIRACAKIRDDEEKLTKTVQEIFLLNTIVMAAALLGLAVSVLLVPKLAQEKMLYVIMSSTLIFNVLGVEWLYKALEKYSYITIRSIAFKFLSLILLLLLVKNKEDYVIYGAITVVAGVGSNLMNFLNLKNLIDLRPVKHLNLMQHIKPCLTFFLLTVSTTIYLNVDTTLLGFIKGDRQVGYYTAAVKIKQILVSIVTSLGTVLLPRLSFYHEQARHDEFRALVEKALRFVFVLAIPLTLFFIIDATESILFLSGENFLPAVLPMQLIMPTVIFIGISNLMGIQILVPMQKETLVVVSTVIGAAVDVLINIIVIPLFGASGAAFAGSVAELTVVLVQLYFLRDLIMPMLKRISLWKVMLSTFAAVCATLLLKDVLIVGTFLTLAATAIVFFAVYGIFLLITKEKFTLDTLQSFLVRFK; this is translated from the coding sequence ATGTCAAATTTTATTTTTCCCTTAATTACCTTTCCCTACGCTTCCAGAGTTTTACAAGCTCAGGGAGTTGGAACGGTGTCATTTGCAACCTCAATTATTACTTATTTCACTATGGTGGGAATGATGGGAATTCCTACTTATGGTATCAGAGCCTGTGCCAAAATCAGAGATGATGAAGAAAAACTGACTAAAACGGTCCAAGAGATTTTCCTGCTCAATACTATTGTGATGGCAGCAGCATTATTGGGTTTAGCGGTTTCTGTTTTACTGGTGCCTAAACTCGCTCAGGAAAAGATGCTTTACGTGATTATGTCGTCTACCTTAATCTTTAATGTTTTGGGGGTGGAATGGCTCTACAAAGCGCTGGAAAAGTATTCCTATATTACCATTCGTTCTATTGCTTTTAAATTTTTATCGCTGATTTTATTACTGCTTCTGGTAAAAAACAAAGAAGATTATGTTATATACGGCGCTATAACTGTTGTTGCAGGGGTTGGTTCCAACCTGATGAATTTTTTAAATCTAAAAAACCTGATTGACCTCAGGCCTGTCAAACATTTAAACTTGATGCAGCATATAAAACCCTGTCTGACCTTCTTCCTTTTGACCGTATCGACTACAATTTATCTCAATGTTGATACGACCCTGCTCGGTTTTATTAAAGGTGACCGGCAAGTCGGCTACTATACTGCGGCTGTGAAGATTAAACAGATTCTTGTCAGTATTGTCACATCACTTGGAACAGTTTTGCTGCCCCGCTTATCGTTTTACCATGAGCAGGCTCGTCATGATGAATTTAGAGCACTTGTTGAAAAAGCGCTTCGTTTTGTTTTTGTTCTGGCTATCCCCTTAACGCTGTTCTTTATCATTGATGCTACAGAAAGTATTCTCTTTCTGTCAGGCGAAAATTTTCTGCCGGCTGTTCTTCCAATGCAGTTAATTATGCCGACTGTTATTTTTATCGGTATCTCTAATTTAATGGGCATCCAAATTTTGGTCCCCATGCAAAAGGAAACTTTGGTGGTTGTATCTACGGTCATCGGAGCAGCAGTTGATGTTTTGATTAATATTATTGTGATTCCTTTATTCGGAGCTTCGGGAGCAGCCTTTGCTGGCAGTGTTGCTGAATTAACTGTTGTTTTGGTCCAATTGTACTTCTTGCGTGATTTAATTATGCCTATGCTGAAGCGAATCAGTCTTTGGAAGGTTATGCTCAGTACCTTTGCGGCTGTTTGTGCAACCCTGCTTTTGAAAGACGTTTTAATTGTCGGGACTTTCTTGACTCTGGCTGCTACAGCTATCGTCTTTTTTGCTGTTTATGGCATATTTTTACTTATCACAAAAGAAAAGTTTACATTAGATACCCTCCAATCATTTTTGGTACGGTTTAAATAG
- a CDS encoding DUF4422 domain-containing protein produces MKQIKILVATHKQFQMPADTELYLPLHVGREGKKDLGYTGDNTGDNISRLNPYYSELTGLYWAWKNLSCEYLGLVHYRRYFAKKRQSYREEIKIDDIILSQADIEKLLKEADVLVPKKRKYYIETLYSHYAHTHDAKHLELTREILAALYPDYLKTFDSVMKQRSGYMFNMFIMKKDLADAYCEWLFTLLDELYKRLDLTGYSSFDARLFGRVSERLFNVWLSQQGELAVKEVPFVYMEKINIFQKGSAFLAAKFLGKKYGKSF; encoded by the coding sequence GTGAAGCAGATAAAAATTCTTGTCGCCACCCATAAACAATTTCAGATGCCGGCAGATACTGAACTTTACCTTCCTTTGCATGTTGGCAGGGAAGGTAAAAAAGACTTAGGCTATACTGGGGATAATACGGGCGATAATATTTCACGCTTGAATCCGTATTACTCTGAGTTAACAGGACTTTACTGGGCTTGGAAAAATCTCAGTTGTGAGTATTTAGGGCTTGTTCACTATCGGCGTTACTTTGCCAAAAAAAGACAGTCCTATCGGGAAGAAATAAAAATTGATGACATTATTCTTTCGCAGGCAGATATAGAAAAGCTTCTTAAGGAAGCAGATGTTCTTGTACCCAAAAAGCGAAAGTATTATATTGAAACCTTATATTCACATTATGCACACACACATGATGCCAAACATTTAGAGCTGACAAGAGAAATATTGGCAGCATTATATCCAGATTATCTTAAGACGTTTGATAGTGTAATGAAACAAAGAAGCGGCTATATGTTCAATATGTTTATCATGAAAAAGGACTTAGCCGATGCATATTGCGAATGGTTGTTTACCCTTCTTGACGAACTTTATAAACGTCTTGATCTTACTGGATACTCAAGTTTTGATGCTCGGCTGTTCGGCCGTGTCAGTGAGCGCTTATTCAATGTTTGGCTGAGTCAGCAAGGGGAGCTTGCTGTTAAGGAGGTTCCGTTTGTATACATGGAAAAAATCAATATTTTTCAAAAAGGGAGTGCCTTCTTAGCTGCAAAATTTTTAGGCAAGAAATACGGAAAGAGTTTTTAA
- the glf gene encoding UDP-galactopyranose mutase encodes MSGYDYLVVGSGLFGAVFAHEAALKGKRIKVIEKRSHIGGNIYTEETEGIQVHKYGAHIFHTSDKAIWEYISQFAEFNRYTNSPIANYKGEIYNLPFNMNTFNKLWGTVTPEQAAAKIEEQRAVLGGKKPENLEEQAISLVGTDIYEKLIKDYTEKQWGKPCRELPAFIIRRLPVRLTYDNNYFNDTYQGIPIGGYTQIIEKMLNHDSIDVEVSVDFFANKRQYLTEFSKIVFTGMIDQFFGYQLGELEYRSLHFETELLDTANYQGNAVVNYTDSEKPFTRIIEHKHFEFGTQKKTLITKEYSRTWHRGDEPYYPVNNEQNNRLYKAYKALADKEDQIIFGGRLGQYRYYDMHQVIAAALQCVKNEVK; translated from the coding sequence ATGTCAGGTTATGATTATTTAGTTGTCGGTTCAGGCCTCTTTGGTGCTGTTTTTGCTCATGAAGCAGCTCTCAAAGGAAAAAGGATTAAGGTGATTGAAAAACGCAGCCATATTGGCGGAAATATTTACACCGAAGAAACCGAAGGGATTCAAGTTCATAAATATGGCGCCCATATCTTTCATACATCAGATAAAGCCATTTGGGAGTATATCAGCCAATTTGCGGAATTCAACCGTTATACTAACTCACCGATTGCTAACTACAAAGGGGAAATTTACAATCTCCCTTTTAATATGAATACCTTCAATAAACTATGGGGGACGGTGACACCGGAACAGGCTGCGGCAAAAATTGAAGAGCAGCGAGCAGTGCTTGGCGGCAAAAAGCCGGAGAATCTGGAGGAGCAGGCCATTTCTCTTGTCGGAACCGATATCTATGAAAAGCTGATTAAAGATTATACAGAAAAGCAGTGGGGGAAACCCTGCCGAGAACTGCCTGCCTTTATCATTCGACGCCTGCCTGTCCGTCTGACCTATGACAATAATTATTTTAATGATACCTATCAGGGAATTCCTATCGGGGGCTACACACAGATTATTGAAAAAATGCTGAATCATGACAGCATTGATGTCGAAGTTAGTGTTGATTTCTTTGCTAATAAAAGGCAATATTTGACAGAATTTTCTAAAATTGTATTTACAGGCATGATTGACCAGTTTTTTGGCTATCAGCTGGGTGAACTTGAATATCGAAGTCTGCATTTTGAAACGGAACTTCTGGATACGGCTAATTACCAAGGTAATGCAGTTGTTAACTATACTGACAGCGAGAAACCCTTTACCCGAATTATTGAGCACAAACATTTTGAATTTGGCACTCAGAAAAAAACACTGATCACCAAAGAATATTCCCGAACATGGCATAGGGGTGACGAGCCTTACTATCCTGTCAATAATGAGCAAAATAACCGTCTGTATAAAGCGTATAAAGCGTTGGCAGACAAAGAGGATCAGATTATTTTTGGCGGCCGTCTGGGGCAGTATCGCTACTATGATATGCATCAGGTCATTGCAGCTGCCTTACAGTGTGTAAAAAACGAAGTGAAGTAG